Proteins encoded by one window of Amaranthus tricolor cultivar Red isolate AtriRed21 chromosome 4, ASM2621246v1, whole genome shotgun sequence:
- the LOC130809952 gene encoding protein MAINTENANCE OF MERISTEMS-like, protein MPWGEMTIMLHEVQRIFCIGIEGSLPAEPSEGEWQNGITNLFGEPMSELRQKGIFTSGCVNVAEVMQLCHRFQAMDTQSTAYYMAIVGSTLLVDKTRTGMRPHPILVVNVDQDEIAWGAVTLAYMYRQLGMASRAGCKTIAGCLTLLQTWIYEYFSAFRPHPRRADVPNKTRAEMWSTPKPGREINRLRDCRSILDSMTETQVEWTPYMTSPRALLNEYPRTTFIGGITCFDIVEVYLTERTVRQVGFVQAILPLL, encoded by the exons atgccatggggggagatgacgattatgttgcacgaggTGCAACGCATATTTTGCATaggtattgaaggttctctaccggctgagccttctgagGGGGAGTGGCAGAACGGTATTACTAATCTGTTTGGGGAGCCCATGTCCGAGCTACGACAGAAAGGGATATTCACCAGCGGCTGCGTCAACGTTGCTGAAGTGATGCAGTTGTGTCATCGGTTCCAGGCTATGGATACCCAGTCGacagcctactacatggctattgtcggctCTACCCTGCTGGTggataagaccagaaccggcatgcgacctcacccgatacttgtCGTCAAcgtcgatcaggatgagatcgcctggggtgcggtgacgctggcctacatgtatcgccaactgggaatggcatctagggctggttgcaagaccattgcgggttgcctcacattgctccagacatggatctacgAGTACTTTTCCgccttccgccctcatcctcgccgagcagatgtgcctaataagactagggcggagatgtggtccacgcccAAGCCAGGTCGTGAGATCAACAGGCTGAGGGACTGCAGGAGTATACTGGACTCcatgacggagactcag gtggaatggactccgtacatgacttctccaAGGGCATTGCTGAATGAGTACCCACGCACCACCTTCATtgggggtatcacttgctttgatatcgtcgaggtgtatttgaCGGAGAGGACAGTGCGACAGGTCGGCTTTGTGCAGGCTATTCTCCCCCTCCTCTGA
- the LOC130809953 gene encoding protein LATE ELONGATED HYPOCOTYL-like isoform X2 → MLKTRKPYTITKQRERWTEEEHNRFLEALKLYGRAWQRIEEHIGTKTAVQIRSHAQKFFSKLEKEAQVKGVPIGQAIDIEIPPPRPKRKPSNPYPRKTDAISSPNTQVRAKDPAPTVDHVMDLAKEQLLEKPVGDVEEPNPEETDGSDKCTEALSLFQEAPSALRAAFSKKPATAVGSARNLSDFKEFVPTKKPLVNNETSEFNAADGHNRDHKTDKPDGVVMVQNNSENETIAAKTFPRHAPIQILEGSLASCSQGLSSDVSYQEPVFHQMGIPSQPALISNPTASATVESQTSTSRSSNHQMFPCFHPPFNPLPNNQEEYSSFQQMSSTFSSMIVSALLQNPAAHAAASFAASFWPPCANIENPVNSAPGNSGGFPPRPMNNPVPSVTAIAAATVAAATAWWAAHGMFPLCAPLHTGFSFPPASTTAPLANFGQTPTANEEREENSFQHPGSPVQEPKQELSEALQLQQQSASKSPATSSSGSGNTSNAKVDSEVVANNDENVPAASDEKDTSKGKSKKQVDRSSCGSNTPSGSDIETDALVKNDDGKEEDKEPDVSRAASESGNRRNRILGNLNDSWKEVSEGGRLAFQALFSRDRLPQSFSPPQFLNGMRQELKGFTVEDNRQNAAESNDTTQLDLNSNTWESCSNEQVVERNNKSKEENHKGLLTFSHDQGKPKTNRTGFKPYKRCPVEARESRVLNSSSPEQEKCSKRLRLEGEAASI, encoded by the exons ATGTTGAAGACTAGAAAACCTTACACGATCACGAAGCAACGAGAGCGATGGACAGAGGAGGAGCATAATAGGTTTCTCGAAGCCTTGAAATTATATGGACGAGCTTGGCAACGAATTGAAG AACATATTGGAACAAAGACCGCTGTCCAGATAAGAAGCCATGCACAGAAATTCTTTTCAAAG TTGGAAAAGGAGGCGCAAGTTAAAGGTGTCCCTATAGGGCAAGCAATTGACATAGAAATTCCTCCTCCACGCCCTAAAAGGAAACCAAGCAATCCTTATCCTCGGAAGACTGATGCTATAAGTTCCCCAAATACGCAGGTCCGAGCAAAAGATCCTGCTCCTACTGTAGACCATGTTATGGATTTAGCAAAAGAGCAACTTCTTGAG AAACCTGTTGGTGATGTCGAGGAACCAAACCCTGAAGAAACGGATGGAAGCGATAAGTGTACTGAAGCCTTGTCACTTTTTCAAGAAGCACCATCTGCCCTGCGAGCAGCTTTCAGCAAAAAACCTGCTACTGCAGTTGGATCAGCTAGAAATTTATCCGACTTTAAGGAGTTTGTGCCGACGAAGAAACCACTCGTCAACAATGAAACTAGTGAATTTAATGCTGCTGATGGACATAACAGGGATCATAAGACCGACAAACCTGATGGTGTGGTGATGGTTCAGAATAATTCAG aaaatgaaacaattgCAGCTAAAACATTTCCCAGGCATGCTCCTATTCAGATTCTTGAAGGAAGTCTGGCATCATGCAGTCAGGGTCTTTCTTCAGATGTATCATATCAAGAACCTGTATTTCATCAAATGGGGATCCCCAGCCAACCTGCATTAATCAGTAATCCAACAGCTTCTGCTACAGTAGAAAGCCAAACTAGCACGTCAAGATCCTCTAATCACCAAATGTTTCCATGTTTCCATCCTCCATTTAATCCACTCCCTAACAATCAAGAAGAGTACTCTTCATTTCAGCAGATGTCCTCAACTTTTTCAAGTATGATTGTTTCTGCTCTCCTCCAGAATCCCGCTGCTCATGCTGCAGCAAGTTTTGCAGCTTCATTTTGGCCACCCTGTGCAAATATAGAAAATCCAGTCAATTCGGCTCCAGGCAACAGTGGAGGTTTTCCACCTAGACCAATGAATAATCCAGTTCCTAGCGTGACAGCCATTGCTGCAGCCACCGTAGCAGCTGCTACTGCTTGGTGGGCAGCACATGGGATGTTTCCATTATGTGCTCCGCTACATACCGGCTTCTCTTTTCCACCTGCTTCAACGACTGCTCCCTTAGCTAATTTTGGCCAAACTCCAACTGCTAACGAAGAAAGGGAAGAGAACAGTTTTCAACATCCTGGATCACCAGTTCAGGAGCCTAAACAGGAACTCTCTGAAGCTTTGCAGCTGCAGCAGCAATCAGCATCCAAATCTCCTGCTACTTCTTCATCTGGTTCTGGCAACACTTCTAATGCAAAAGTGGATTCAGAAGTGGTAGCCAACAATGATGAAAACGTCCCTGCTGCAAGCGATGAAAAGGACACAAGCAAGGGGAAGAGCAAAAAGCAGGTGGATCGTTCATCTTGTGGTTCCAACACGCCTTCGGGTAGTGATATTGAGACTGATGCTTTGGTAAAGAATGATGACGGAAAAGAAGAAGACAAGGAACCTGATGTAAGTCGTGCTGCCAGTGAATCTGGTAACCGCCGCAATCGAATTCTTGGCAACTTGAATGATTCATGGAAGGAAGTCTCTGAGGGG GGGCGCCTGGCATTTCAAGCACTTTTCTCAAGAGATAGATTGCCTCAGAGCTTTTCACCACCACAATTTTTGAATGGTATGAGGCAAGAATTAAAAGGCTTCACCGTAGAGGATAATAGGCAAAATGCAGCGGAGAGCAATGACACGACACAGTTGGACCTCAACAGCAACACTTGGGAATCTTGCTCCAACGAACAAGTTGTAGAGAGAAACAACAAATCAAAAGAGGAAAACCACAAAGGACTGCTGACCTTTAGTCATGACCAAGGGAAGCCAAAGACCAACAGAACAGGTTTTAAGCCTTACAAGAGGTGTCCTGTGGAGGCGAGAGAGAGCCGCGTATTAAACTCTAGTTCTCCGGAACAAGAAAAATGTTCAAAGAGATTGCGGCTTGAAGGGGAGGCGGCTTCTATTTGA
- the LOC130809953 gene encoding protein LATE ELONGATED HYPOCOTYL-like isoform X1: MDNYSSGEELIVKTRKPYTITKQRERWTEEEHNRFLEALKLYGRAWQRIEEHIGTKTAVQIRSHAQKFFSKLEKEAQVKGVPIGQAIDIEIPPPRPKRKPSNPYPRKTDAISSPNTQVRAKDPAPTVDHVMDLAKEQLLEKPVGDVEEPNPEETDGSDKCTEALSLFQEAPSALRAAFSKKPATAVGSARNLSDFKEFVPTKKPLVNNETSEFNAADGHNRDHKTDKPDGVVMVQNNSENETIAAKTFPRHAPIQILEGSLASCSQGLSSDVSYQEPVFHQMGIPSQPALISNPTASATVESQTSTSRSSNHQMFPCFHPPFNPLPNNQEEYSSFQQMSSTFSSMIVSALLQNPAAHAAASFAASFWPPCANIENPVNSAPGNSGGFPPRPMNNPVPSVTAIAAATVAAATAWWAAHGMFPLCAPLHTGFSFPPASTTAPLANFGQTPTANEEREENSFQHPGSPVQEPKQELSEALQLQQQSASKSPATSSSGSGNTSNAKVDSEVVANNDENVPAASDEKDTSKGKSKKQVDRSSCGSNTPSGSDIETDALVKNDDGKEEDKEPDVSRAASESGNRRNRILGNLNDSWKEVSEGGRLAFQALFSRDRLPQSFSPPQFLNGMRQELKGFTVEDNRQNAAESNDTTQLDLNSNTWESCSNEQVVERNNKSKEENHKGLLTFSHDQGKPKTNRTGFKPYKRCPVEARESRVLNSSSPEQEKCSKRLRLEGEAASI, translated from the exons ATGGACAATTATTCTTCCGGTGAAGAACTAATTGTTAAG ACTAGAAAACCTTACACGATCACGAAGCAACGAGAGCGATGGACAGAGGAGGAGCATAATAGGTTTCTCGAAGCCTTGAAATTATATGGACGAGCTTGGCAACGAATTGAAG AACATATTGGAACAAAGACCGCTGTCCAGATAAGAAGCCATGCACAGAAATTCTTTTCAAAG TTGGAAAAGGAGGCGCAAGTTAAAGGTGTCCCTATAGGGCAAGCAATTGACATAGAAATTCCTCCTCCACGCCCTAAAAGGAAACCAAGCAATCCTTATCCTCGGAAGACTGATGCTATAAGTTCCCCAAATACGCAGGTCCGAGCAAAAGATCCTGCTCCTACTGTAGACCATGTTATGGATTTAGCAAAAGAGCAACTTCTTGAG AAACCTGTTGGTGATGTCGAGGAACCAAACCCTGAAGAAACGGATGGAAGCGATAAGTGTACTGAAGCCTTGTCACTTTTTCAAGAAGCACCATCTGCCCTGCGAGCAGCTTTCAGCAAAAAACCTGCTACTGCAGTTGGATCAGCTAGAAATTTATCCGACTTTAAGGAGTTTGTGCCGACGAAGAAACCACTCGTCAACAATGAAACTAGTGAATTTAATGCTGCTGATGGACATAACAGGGATCATAAGACCGACAAACCTGATGGTGTGGTGATGGTTCAGAATAATTCAG aaaatgaaacaattgCAGCTAAAACATTTCCCAGGCATGCTCCTATTCAGATTCTTGAAGGAAGTCTGGCATCATGCAGTCAGGGTCTTTCTTCAGATGTATCATATCAAGAACCTGTATTTCATCAAATGGGGATCCCCAGCCAACCTGCATTAATCAGTAATCCAACAGCTTCTGCTACAGTAGAAAGCCAAACTAGCACGTCAAGATCCTCTAATCACCAAATGTTTCCATGTTTCCATCCTCCATTTAATCCACTCCCTAACAATCAAGAAGAGTACTCTTCATTTCAGCAGATGTCCTCAACTTTTTCAAGTATGATTGTTTCTGCTCTCCTCCAGAATCCCGCTGCTCATGCTGCAGCAAGTTTTGCAGCTTCATTTTGGCCACCCTGTGCAAATATAGAAAATCCAGTCAATTCGGCTCCAGGCAACAGTGGAGGTTTTCCACCTAGACCAATGAATAATCCAGTTCCTAGCGTGACAGCCATTGCTGCAGCCACCGTAGCAGCTGCTACTGCTTGGTGGGCAGCACATGGGATGTTTCCATTATGTGCTCCGCTACATACCGGCTTCTCTTTTCCACCTGCTTCAACGACTGCTCCCTTAGCTAATTTTGGCCAAACTCCAACTGCTAACGAAGAAAGGGAAGAGAACAGTTTTCAACATCCTGGATCACCAGTTCAGGAGCCTAAACAGGAACTCTCTGAAGCTTTGCAGCTGCAGCAGCAATCAGCATCCAAATCTCCTGCTACTTCTTCATCTGGTTCTGGCAACACTTCTAATGCAAAAGTGGATTCAGAAGTGGTAGCCAACAATGATGAAAACGTCCCTGCTGCAAGCGATGAAAAGGACACAAGCAAGGGGAAGAGCAAAAAGCAGGTGGATCGTTCATCTTGTGGTTCCAACACGCCTTCGGGTAGTGATATTGAGACTGATGCTTTGGTAAAGAATGATGACGGAAAAGAAGAAGACAAGGAACCTGATGTAAGTCGTGCTGCCAGTGAATCTGGTAACCGCCGCAATCGAATTCTTGGCAACTTGAATGATTCATGGAAGGAAGTCTCTGAGGGG GGGCGCCTGGCATTTCAAGCACTTTTCTCAAGAGATAGATTGCCTCAGAGCTTTTCACCACCACAATTTTTGAATGGTATGAGGCAAGAATTAAAAGGCTTCACCGTAGAGGATAATAGGCAAAATGCAGCGGAGAGCAATGACACGACACAGTTGGACCTCAACAGCAACACTTGGGAATCTTGCTCCAACGAACAAGTTGTAGAGAGAAACAACAAATCAAAAGAGGAAAACCACAAAGGACTGCTGACCTTTAGTCATGACCAAGGGAAGCCAAAGACCAACAGAACAGGTTTTAAGCCTTACAAGAGGTGTCCTGTGGAGGCGAGAGAGAGCCGCGTATTAAACTCTAGTTCTCCGGAACAAGAAAAATGTTCAAAGAGATTGCGGCTTGAAGGGGAGGCGGCTTCTATTTGA